The following nucleotide sequence is from Streptomyces sp. NBC_00237.
CTCTTCGAGAGCCATGTGGATCTCGATCACGTCTTGGTCGCTTGCCCCGAGGTCGTCCACGAACGACTTCTGGTTCGTGACGTCGTCCACCGTGACGTTCAGCTGCTCGGAGACAAGGTTCTTTACCCGCTCTTCAATCGTGCTCATGCCAGGGCTCCTTCAGCGGTTGGCTGCGTGCGGTTGCCCGGACATCCGGGCAACCCGATCATCCTGCGTCCCGGTCCGGTGCTGTGCGGAAGCCGCACGGAGTAGCCCTGAAGGAGTGAGCGCAGGCCGCGGACGGAGACGATCGCGGACAGGTTCCGTTGCGATGTTCAGACGCAGTGATCCCACAAGGAACGGCCCAGGGCCGGATGCGACAACCGAAACGGGGAGCGGCATGGCCAATCTGATCTACAAGCGGGTGTCGACCGACCAGCAGTCGACCGACCGCCAGAACCTGGTCCTGGACGAGGCCAGGATCGAGGACCCGGTCGTCTTCGAGGAGCAGACCGGAACCTCCAGCCGCCTTCACCCGCTGGAGCGGCCGAAGTTCGGCGAGCTGCTGACCTACGCGCGGCCCGGCGACACCGTACACATCTCCGAGATGTTCCGCCTCGTACGCGGCACCAGTCACGTGCTCGACGTCCTCGACGTGCTGCACCGCGACCAGGTCGCCCTGCGCATCCACGACGGCGCGTTCTCCGGCATGGACCTCACCGCCCGTCACCCGCGCACCGGCGAGCTGCTGTCCACCGTGAAGTTCATGGTGCAGACCCTCGCGGCCGCCGGCGAACTCCAGCGCGACCTCCAACGGGAGCTGACGTACGACGGACTACGGGCCGCCGAAGCCAAGGGCAACAAGGGCGGGCGCCGCCCCGCCGTCCCGGCCGCGAAGACCGACACCGTGCGCACCGCGTACCTGCAAGGCCACTCCATCGCCGCCCTCGCCCGCGACCACCACGTCAGCCGCGGCGCCATCCGCACCGCCATCGCCGACCTCCTGCCTGACCACACCCCCGCCGAGGAGACCGCCGCCCCTGAGCTGCCGGTCACCCTTGACATGCCGGGCAAAGTCGCCGACTTCCTCCGCGCGGCCGACCTGGAGCCTGCCGAGCGGGTCGTGCTCGACCAGGGGGTGACCGTACGGCGCGGCCAGGGCTACACCCTGCGCGTCAGCGCCGTTCCTGCCGTGCACCGCCAGCTCCTTTCCCGCTGCCAGCCGCTCGACGGCGGCCAGGGCGTCCCAGCGGTCCCGGCACAGCGCAAAGCCCGTCGCGAGTACGAGAACCGCGTCAACGCGCTCCCGGTTGCCAGCCTGCGTTGAACGGACCGAGCGCCACACCCACCAAGATCAAGTACTGGCGGCTTTTCGGCTTACCTCGGCGCTTCCCCTCGGTGGGCCGAGACGCGGCCCTGGTGGTGGACGTGGGTGACTCCCTCACCAGTGTCACGGGCTTCCGCGACGGCGAGATCCTGAAGAAGACGATCGTCTGAACGAACACCGGCGGCCGTGAGGTGACCCGCGTTCTGCAACGTCGGCTGGCCACGGAGGGCATCGACCTGGTCAGCTCCGCGGAGTTCGAAGTCGTCCGGGTGATCAAGGAGCAGCTCTGCTACGTCGCGAAGGACTTGACCGCCGAAAACAGCAAGGGCCTTGAACAGGTCACCGGCACCTGCACGCTGCCTGGCGGGGAGAGCATCGACATCGGCCGCGCCCGGTACGAAGCCCCCGAAGCCCTGTTCCAGCCGGCCACCTACCTCGCACCCGGACAGGACATGAGCGGCCTGCACGAGTTGGTCAAGGAAGCGCTGGCAAAGGCCGACCCCGACCTGCGCCCGGTGCTGGCCTCCAACATCATCCTGAGCGGAGGCGGAAGCTGTATCGAGAGGCTCCCCGAGCGACTGACCCTCGAACTGACCCGGCTCCTGCCCTCCGCCAAGGTCAACCTCTACGCGCCTCCGGAGAGGAAGCACGGAGCCTGGATCGGAGCCTCGAAAATGGCCGATACCGCCTCCTGGACCACGGCCGAGACATACGCGACGAACGGTCCCGCCGTCTTCAACTGATCCATACCCCACCCGGACGCAGCAGCGACATAACCAACGGGGCGGAAGCCCACTGAGCACCACGCTGCCGCGTCCAGGCACTCGTCGACACCAGCACACCCCGGTTTCGGCACTGACAGATCCCATGTCCCCGATCACTGACGCTCTCGCGTCGCCCGACAGCGGCGATGTTCTGGTGCTGGGCGATGCCGGCTACGTGATCCGCCAACTATCACCCTCAAGATCCGCCAACTGGTGTTCTCCGCTTGTCCCTGACCTGCAGCGGTTCGAGCATGATCCGCCGTCTATGGCCTTCGGTCACAGAACCCGGCTACGAAAGCGTGCACCCGCTCCGGTTCGGCGTGCTGGACCGGAGCGGGTGGTGCTGTTCGGAGGTCACCACCACCCAGCCTGACGGCTCATATTTTACCGTCCGCCCATGCATGACGGACGGCTGGGCCGGCACGGCCAGGGGGAGGGCGCTTCTGTCCCCTTGTGTGTCATACGGGGAGGAGCTGCCACTGTCGTTCCCGGTGGTCGCCCTCCGCCCTGTGCTGCTTGATCGCTGTGCGGGCGTTGGTGTCGACGCGCAGGATCAGGCCGCTGTTCCGGTTTGCGATTTCGTACACCGGCTGGGGGTCGTTCGCGGAGCTCACCGGGATCAGCCTCCAGTGCTGGTGGTGTGCGTCGTCACCCTCGTAGGCGCGTTGGGCGACCACCGCCCCGGCCGTCTCGTGCGCGCCGAGGATCTCCAGGACCTTGCCGCTGCGTACGTTCTCGATGGTGTACAGGGTTTCGCCGTTGTCCTGGCCCGCGACGACGAGCCGCCAGTGCTGGTGTTCCCTGGTGGCGGGGAGGGACTGGTGGATCTGGGCTCCGTCCTTGGTGGACTCGCGGTGGACCGCCATCCGTAGCCTGCTGCGGACGTTGGCCCAGGTGACCACCGTGCCCGAATCGGGCAGAGCGGCCAGCTTCGGCAGCGCGATCTTCCGGACTCGGTGGTTGGCGTGGTCGGCGATGTAGAGGGTGCCGGAGCGGTCCACCGCGACCCCGACCGGCCTGCGCAGTTGGGCCGAATCGGCCGGACCGTCGTCACCGGCGAAGCCCCCGGTGCCGGTGCCGGCGATCGTGCTGATCTTCCCGTCGGCCGTGACCTTCCGGACCCGGTGACCCTCGATTTCGGCGATGTAGAGGGTGCCGGTGCTGTCCACCGCGACCCCGTACGGGCTGTTCAGCCGGGCATCGGTGGCAAGGCCGCCGTCACCGCTGAAGCCCTTGGTGCCGGTGCCGGCGATCGTGCTGATCTTCCCGTCGGCCGCGATCCTGCGGATCCGGTGGTTTCCGGCATCAGCGATGTAGAGGTCGCCTGCGCGCCCTACCTCCACTCCGCGCGGCTCTTTCAGCCGGGCCGAAGCCGCTGGACCGCCGTCTCCGACGGATCCCGCGTTCCCGGTTCCCGCGATCGTGCTGATCTTCCCGTCCGTCGTGACCTTCCGGACCCGGTGGTTGCCGAATTCGGTGATGTAGAGGGTGCCGGTGGTGTCCACCGCCACCCCGTACGGGCCGTTCAACTGCGCGGTGACAGCGGCGCCGCCGTCACCGCTGAAGCCCTTGGTGCCGTTGCCTGCGACCGTGCAGATCTTTCCGTCGGCCGTGACCTTCCGGACCCGGTGGTTCTCGGAGTCGGCGATGTAGACGGCGCCCACGCTGTCGACCGCCAGCCCACGCGGGGTGTTGAGCTGGGCCCCGGTGGCGGGGGCGCAGTCGCCACTGAAGCCCTTGGTGCCGTTGCCGGTGATCGTGCTGGTCTTTCCGTCGGCCGTGATCTTCCGGACCCGGTGGCCGCCGAACTCGGAGATGTAGAGGGCACCGGTGGTGTCCACCGCGACCTCGTACGGGTGATACAGCTTGGCTGAGGTGGCGGGCCCGTTGTCGCCTGAGTACCCATGGGCCCCGGTCCCTGCGACTGTGTTGATCGGAGGGGCGGAGTCCTCGCCGCTTGTGGTTGCCTCGTGGGCAGTGCTCATCGTCATCCCTTCACCGTTCACTGACCGCCTGCTGCGAGGGGTATTCGTTAGGAGGCGGACGGGTCCTCGGCGGTCGGCTTGGACGCTTCGGGGGCCGGGGGAGCCTCGGGGGGTTTGGAGAAGTCGCTCTTCCTCGGCCTGTCCTTGAGGTCCTCGTCCTTCTGGAGGCCGCTGTGCTCTGTCACCGTCGCGCTCGAATCCTGCATGCCGGCGGACGCCGCGTTGGATACCGAGCCGGGGTTCTGGGCGTACTGGGCCTGGGCACCGGCCGACGCCTGGGTGGTCTGGATGAAGGAGCCGAGGAAGCCCAGGATGGCCCGCGCTTCCGGGCACTGCTCCCGCACGACCTTCGCGCGGGAGTTGGCCCCGTGGATGTCGCTGGTGAACAGGCTCGTGGTCGTGTCGTCGTACGTGTCGTCGTCGGCGTCCTCGAAATCGACGCCCGCGCCCGGCTTTGGTTTGGCCCCTTCGGTGGTCACGGAGAAGAGCCCCGCACCCCTGCCCGCGGAGTTGAAGATGTTGTCGAACACCATGATCGTCACCCCTGGTCGTCGTCGTGGCACTGGCCGCCTGCTCAAGGCGTCTTGTGCAGCTCTCGTTCGCTGCCGGTCAGGCTCTCGCCGTCGAACATCGTGTGATGGGCCTCCAGGGCGGAGACGACTTCGGCCAGCCCCGTCATACGGAAGCCGTTCCCGCCCGCCAGGTCGATGTCGCCGAGGTCGCGGGCGACCACGTACTCAAGTCCGGGGTAGTTCCTGGACTGCGGGGGAGCCAGGACCGCCACCGGTACGTCGTACTTCACCGCGAGCAGCCCGGAGAAGGTCACGGGAATCTCGTAGGAGTACTGCTTGCGGGTACGCCGTTGCGTGACGATGGTCTCCACGCGGGAGCCCGGCGGGACCTCGCCCTCGATCTGCGAGTTCGAGGTCCAGCTGGTGGTCAGGGTGCCGCCGACGGAGGCCATGATGCCCAGCATCAACTGGGCGTTGAGCTGCGCGCTGCCGGTGGCACTGCCCGTGGTCGTGAACGCCCCGGAGGTCGTCACCGACGTCCCCGCGGAGTTCGTCACGCCGTTCGTCATCGAGTTCGTCGTGCCGTTCTCGGTGCCGTTGATGGTGTCGGACCCGATATCGTCCTTGCTCTGCTCGTTGGACACGCTGTTGGTGACCTTGTTTTCCATCGCGTTCTCGAGCTGGTTCTGCAGCTCCGTCCCGAACTGGGCCTGGAGGTCCAGCTGGAGGTGGTTCTGGAGCTGGAGCTGGAGCTCCGCGCCGACGCTGCCGCCGAAGGTGAGCTGGGCCTCGCCCTGCAGCGTCCAGGTGACCTCGTTCGACACGGTGAACTGGACGGAGTCGGTGAACTTCATCGTGGACGTCTGGCTGCGGTTGACGTAGGTGCGCGAGGAGAACGTGTCGGGCGGCGGCTGGCTGATGTTGCGCCGCTCCTCGATCAGCGGCTCCCCGAGATTCATGTAGGCGAGCCAGCCCAGTTTGAACGCGGACCCGGGGAAGGCGCCGAAGCTCGACTTGTTCAAGGAGAACCCGACGGGCTTGTGCCGTACGCCGTAGTCGTCGACGTAGACCAGGCTGGGGTGGTCCAGGACGGACTGCCAGGTCTGCTCGATATTGAGTTCCCGCAGATTCCTCTTCGTCAGCGGATGGCGCTTGGCCCGTTCCAGGTTGTACGCGTTGGAAGGCATTCCCCGTCCTCGACTGATCTGGTCGAACTGCGCTCGGCGAACGATAAATCGGTGACAGGCATTTCTGCATGTCCCGACAATTGAAATTACCGCCCGCTTCCGCACCTAAACGGTGGCTCCACCCGTTCATCCAAACGGGTGATCAAGGCTTGGTGACGGTTCTCAACTCGCGCACACCGGCGCTACGTTGAAGCGACCCCAGTAGCCCGACCATGCCCTTCCAGCAGCCCTGCCTATGAGTGCCGCGGCCTCGCCGCTGAGCGGGCGAGCCTATGAAATCCGGCCACTCCATCACTTTCGAGCCCCCCTCATCGAGGGGCGATTGGGCCTGCTTTCATTCCGCTGAGCCTGCGGTTATTCCGCGCGATAAATCACTGAGCTGAGCGGTCAACGTGTAATTCTCCACATTCAGAACAGGTGAGGTTTCGACGATGTACACCCAAGAACGCACAGCAATGTCGAATCTGGTGGTCGGCGGTCCGGTGGCGGTGAACAGCTACGACAACGCGATCGTGGCGGCACTGCTCGAAAACCGGCCGGTCATGCTCGTCCACGCCTTCAACGGCGGCTACCTGCGGCCCGCCGAGCTGAGGGAGGAGAGCCACGACAAGGGCGTCACACTGGCCACCGCGCTCGACCCGGACACCAAGGAAGCGCAGGGCCACCTCTGGTACATCACCCCCGCCGGATTCTTCGGGCAGCGACCGCTCTACTTCATCGAGAGCGCCGCGGGCCAGGTGACGCCCGAACCCGCAGGTGCGGGCGAAGCCGACGCCGGGCGCGGCGACGACGGCGCACCGAAGCCGCAGCGCCGGCGCATCACCGTCCACCAGGAGGCCCCCAAGAGCACGGCCGACACCGTCCAGGTCGGCCTGCCCGACAAGGTCGGTGACAAGTGGCGCGGGAAGAACGGCGCACCCGAGGACACCCAGCTCTGGGTCGTCACGGTAACGCCGTGGGGCGGGATCACCTTCGTGCCGATCACCCACCCCGACGCCATCCTCGGGTTCAGGGACCACGCGGTGACGGCCGACAGCGAGGCGCGTCTCACCTACAACTGGGGCGGCGACTTCACCGGGACGGTCATCAACACGTTCTACCCGCGCCTGCCCAGCGAGTGGAACGTCCCGTACCACCACGTCTTCACCTGATCCGCGGCCACCGTCACGCCGAACCCGTCCCGAGCCAACGCCCGCACCGCCTGGAAGAGGCACCACGATGCCCGTGCCCATCGAAGAACTGAAGCTGGAGATCGTCAACGCCGCCACGGGAAAGCCGCTCGGCGCCGAGGCCGCGCCGGGCGGGGACGGGGTGCTCGTCGTCCGCGACTTCCCCGACGCAGGCCCGCGCCCCGAGCAGTGGCAGCTCGCCCCCGTACAGGCCGCAGACAGCGAGGAAGCAGAAGACCACCCGGCGTACGTGATCCGCAACGCCGTCAGCGGCCAGGTACTCGACCACCCCGCCGCCGGGGACCACGCCGTCCGCCAGCAGGACGCCGCCGACGGCAACCAGCGCCAGCACTGGCACATCGTCCCCGTCGAGGGCGAAGCCGGCCTCTACTTCATCGAGGGCGCGAGCGACGCCACCGTCCTCGACCTCGACGAGCCCGCCGCGGACGACACCCGGATCATCCTGCGCGAGCACGACGACAGCGCGGAGAGCCAGCGGTGGCGGTTCGCGCCGGCCGACCCCGAGCGCACCAGCGACCCGGTGCTGAACTGGGCGGCACTGGGGCACTGGAACGGCCGCCAGTCCTGGCGCCTGGCCCCCTCGACCGGCCTGCGCCCGGCACCCGGTGCGGCGCCCGCCTTCAGCAACATGCTGCTGGTCCTGAAGCAGTTCGGCAGCGACCAGGACGCCGGCGAGTGGAAGAACGAAGGGGCCGCACACTCTCCCGGCGGGTGGGCCGGGGCCGGTGCACGGTTCCTCGCCGACACCACGGGAGAGGGGTGGGCGGACATCGCCGGAATCAAGCCCGCACAGGGAGCCGTGACCTCGTCCAGCAGGGGCGACGGCACCTTCGACGACGAAGAGCGCGTCCTGCACCCACCCCTGGGCTCCGCGAGCCCCGAGGACCTGTGGACCCTCGCGGACATGACGGGCAGCGGCAAGCCCGACCTCGTCGTGCTCACCGCTGACGGTGTCCGGGTATCCCCTCAGGACGAGGACGGGACGTTCGTGCCCGCGGGTGGTGAGCCGGCCCTCAAGGCGTTCGGACACGGTGAGCAGGCGGGCGGCTGGGTTGCGGACAAGCATCCGCGCTTCCTCGTCGACACCACCGGCGACGGCCGGCTTGACGTGGTCGGCTGCCACGACGACGGCGTCTGGGTCTCCCTCCAGGACGAGGACGGAGCCTTTGCACCGATCGGCGACGAACCCGCCCTCACGGCGTTCGGCCACGACGAGAAAGCGGGCGGCTGGCTCGCGGACAAGCATCCGCGCTTCCTCGTCGACACCACCGGCGACGGCCGGCTTGACGTGGTCGGCTGCCACGACGACGGCGTCTGGGTCTCCCTCCAGGACGAAGACGGCGCCTTCGCCGAACCCCTGTACGTCCGCGACGACTTCGGGGTCGACCAGGGGTGGAGCTCGGCCGAGGAGCACCCCCGGTTCCTGCTCAAAACCACTAGTGACGGAGCAGCGGACATCGTCGGGTTCGGGCCGCTGGGCGTCGTCGTCTCACGCGGACGCGGCGACGGCACGTTCGCGCCCTCGAATCTCATCCTGAACGACTTCGGGACCGCCCAGGGATGGACGAGCGCAAAACACCTCCGCTTCCTCGCCGACGCCACCGGCGA
It contains:
- the acpP gene encoding acyl carrier protein, with the protein product MSTIEERVKNLVSEQLNVTVDDVTNQKSFVDDLGASDQDVIEIHMALEEEFEMNLPDEEAEKITTVQSAIDYVNSHKA
- a CDS encoding recombinase family protein; its protein translation is MANLIYKRVSTDQQSTDRQNLVLDEARIEDPVVFEEQTGTSSRLHPLERPKFGELLTYARPGDTVHISEMFRLVRGTSHVLDVLDVLHRDQVALRIHDGAFSGMDLTARHPRTGELLSTVKFMVQTLAAAGELQRDLQRELTYDGLRAAEAKGNKGGRRPAVPAAKTDTVRTAYLQGHSIAALARDHHVSRGAIRTAIADLLPDHTPAEETAAPELPVTLDMPGKVADFLRAADLEPAERVVLDQGVTVRRGQGYTLRVSAVPAVHRQLLSRCQPLDGGQGVPAVPAQRKARREYENRVNALPVASLR
- a CDS encoding RICIN domain-containing protein, encoding MSTAHEATTSGEDSAPPINTVAGTGAHGYSGDNGPATSAKLYHPYEVAVDTTGALYISEFGGHRVRKITADGKTSTITGNGTKGFSGDCAPATGAQLNTPRGLAVDSVGAVYIADSENHRVRKVTADGKICTVAGNGTKGFSGDGGAAVTAQLNGPYGVAVDTTGTLYITEFGNHRVRKVTTDGKISTIAGTGNAGSVGDGGPAASARLKEPRGVEVGRAGDLYIADAGNHRIRRIAADGKISTIAGTGTKGFSGDGGLATDARLNSPYGVAVDSTGTLYIAEIEGHRVRKVTADGKISTIAGTGTGGFAGDDGPADSAQLRRPVGVAVDRSGTLYIADHANHRVRKIALPKLAALPDSGTVVTWANVRSRLRMAVHRESTKDGAQIHQSLPATREHQHWRLVVAGQDNGETLYTIENVRSGKVLEILGAHETAGAVVAQRAYEGDDAHHQHWRLIPVSSANDPQPVYEIANRNSGLILRVDTNARTAIKQHRAEGDHRERQWQLLPV
- a CDS encoding FG-GAP-like repeat-containing protein, yielding MPVPIEELKLEIVNAATGKPLGAEAAPGGDGVLVVRDFPDAGPRPEQWQLAPVQAADSEEAEDHPAYVIRNAVSGQVLDHPAAGDHAVRQQDAADGNQRQHWHIVPVEGEAGLYFIEGASDATVLDLDEPAADDTRIILREHDDSAESQRWRFAPADPERTSDPVLNWAALGHWNGRQSWRLAPSTGLRPAPGAAPAFSNMLLVLKQFGSDQDAGEWKNEGAAHSPGGWAGAGARFLADTTGEGWADIAGIKPAQGAVTSSSRGDGTFDDEERVLHPPLGSASPEDLWTLADMTGSGKPDLVVLTADGVRVSPQDEDGTFVPAGGEPALKAFGHGEQAGGWVADKHPRFLVDTTGDGRLDVVGCHDDGVWVSLQDEDGAFAPIGDEPALTAFGHDEKAGGWLADKHPRFLVDTTGDGRLDVVGCHDDGVWVSLQDEDGAFAEPLYVRDDFGVDQGWSSAEEHPRFLLKTTSDGAADIVGFGPLGVVVSRGRGDGTFAPSNLILNDFGTAQGWTSAKHLRFLADATGDGTPDIVGFGNEGVWVSHNRGDGHFDQAQLVCRGFGYNEDAGGWRVDRHPRFLADITGEGRVDIVGFGGPGVYVARNLFRRFTTR